The Candidatus Zixiibacteriota bacterium genome includes a window with the following:
- a CDS encoding TonB-dependent receptor: protein MPRFLMIITMMLFMATGVSAGAISGRVVDPEGNPLESVSVVTNLSGVGAQTDREGNFSIEGVDEASRVTFSAVGYRARQYRIDQVPATVILEPVYIQGERIVVSADRARSGYNALTYDNLSHEEIQRDYTVGELPLMLAGTPNLYAFNDAGSALGYSYMKIRGFDDKRVSTYINGVPLNDPEDQATYFVDLPDFTSNVTDIQVQRGVGNSMYGDASFGGSVNIATNAFNRQRSACITAGYGEYTSGGNSVSDIYKQSVEYSSGLVDGRWLFGGRFSKQKSGGYRHDSWYHGWAYYLSVARLDPNMWTELHLYGGPMKMHLSYSGATLDQLARDHRANPYHTYSNETDNFNQPHYQLHNVYKLSETATLSNTFYYIRGRGYYEQYKDDEPYEEYNIPASLTDGAEEGDVVRQQWVEKSQYGWNPRLEVKHDHGRRTIGGSLYYFESDHWGQVVWVQGIEGTLDDGFDPQHRYYQYYGKKWHASVFAQEERELTDCLNLTATAQVRYQKYDFDQAKMGAFKGYQYDVDWLFFSPRLELSYKVNEQLSLHSFAAISSRTPTDASIYDANDPYILPSLEIESMSVSGNDTSYVFGDPTASCERVIDLELGGEYRAKRFAVGLNLFYMDFSDEIIPEGGINENTGLAITTNADRSVHTGVELTGTVQVVEPIKIEGNLAVNYNRVKDYVGQIDVYDDNWDLVDRIDYDYKDKTIAGFPNVLGNVAVQFERDDLQTSLRLQYIGKQFVELMNVDSLAIDPHVIASWSTSLRMRNFMGFGDFTIKVSIENLFDDVYETSGYGWSYAMGNPQNPTYVHEAEYYPAAERWFWGQIKWELF from the coding sequence ATGCCACGTTTTTTGATGATCATCACCATGATGCTCTTCATGGCAACCGGCGTATCGGCCGGCGCCATCAGCGGCAGAGTGGTCGATCCCGAGGGCAATCCGCTCGAATCGGTCTCGGTGGTAACCAACCTCTCCGGCGTCGGCGCCCAGACCGACCGCGAGGGTAATTTTTCCATCGAGGGAGTCGATGAGGCCTCCCGTGTAACTTTCAGCGCTGTCGGTTATCGCGCGCGCCAATACCGTATCGACCAGGTGCCGGCTACGGTGATTCTCGAGCCGGTCTATATTCAGGGAGAGCGTATCGTCGTTTCGGCCGATCGCGCTCGCTCCGGCTATAACGCCCTCACTTACGACAACCTCTCACACGAGGAGATTCAGCGCGACTATACGGTCGGTGAATTGCCGCTCATGCTCGCCGGCACTCCGAACCTGTACGCTTTCAACGACGCCGGTTCGGCGCTCGGTTATTCTTACATGAAGATCCGAGGTTTCGACGACAAGCGTGTCTCGACCTACATCAACGGTGTGCCGCTCAACGATCCGGAGGACCAGGCGACCTATTTCGTCGACCTTCCGGATTTTACCTCCAATGTCACCGATATCCAGGTACAACGCGGTGTGGGCAATTCCATGTACGGCGATGCCTCGTTCGGCGGCTCGGTCAATATCGCCACCAACGCCTTTAACCGGCAACGGTCCGCTTGTATCACTGCCGGATACGGTGAATATACCAGCGGGGGGAACTCGGTCAGCGATATCTATAAGCAGAGTGTCGAATACTCTTCCGGCCTGGTCGACGGCCGCTGGCTTTTCGGCGGGCGTTTTTCCAAACAGAAATCGGGCGGGTATCGCCATGACTCCTGGTATCACGGCTGGGCTTATTACCTGTCGGTGGCGCGACTCGATCCGAACATGTGGACCGAGTTGCATCTCTACGGCGGCCCGATGAAAATGCACCTGTCATATTCAGGGGCAACGCTCGACCAACTCGCCCGGGACCACCGCGCCAATCCGTATCATACCTATAGCAACGAAACCGATAACTTCAACCAGCCGCATTATCAACTGCACAATGTTTACAAGCTGAGTGAGACCGCCACTCTCTCCAACACCTTCTATTACATTCGCGGCCGCGGTTATTACGAGCAGTACAAGGATGACGAACCGTACGAAGAGTACAACATCCCGGCCAGCCTTACCGACGGTGCTGAGGAAGGGGATGTGGTGCGTCAGCAATGGGTGGAGAAAAGCCAGTACGGCTGGAATCCGCGCCTGGAGGTCAAACACGATCACGGCCGTCGGACAATAGGCGGTTCGCTCTATTATTTCGAGTCCGATCACTGGGGTCAGGTGGTTTGGGTTCAGGGGATCGAGGGAACGCTGGATGACGGTTTCGATCCGCAGCACCGTTATTATCAATACTACGGCAAGAAATGGCACGCATCGGTGTTCGCCCAGGAAGAACGTGAGTTGACCGACTGTTTGAATTTGACCGCCACCGCCCAGGTGCGTTATCAGAAATACGATTTCGACCAGGCGAAAATGGGTGCGTTCAAGGGCTACCAATACGATGTCGACTGGCTGTTTTTCTCACCGCGCCTGGAATTGTCTTACAAGGTCAACGAACAGTTGAGCCTTCACAGCTTCGCGGCGATCTCCTCACGCACGCCGACCGATGCCTCGATTTACGATGCCAACGATCCCTACATTCTCCCCTCGCTGGAAATCGAATCGATGTCCGTCTCCGGCAACGACACTTCGTACGTATTCGGCGATCCGACCGCCAGCTGTGAGCGGGTGATCGATCTCGAACTGGGAGGGGAATATCGGGCCAAACGGTTTGCGGTCGGACTGAATCTGTTCTATATGGATTTCTCCGATGAAATCATCCCCGAGGGCGGTATTAACGAAAACACCGGCTTGGCGATCACGACCAACGCCGACCGCTCGGTGCACACCGGCGTCGAACTGACCGGTACGGTGCAGGTGGTGGAACCGATCAAAATCGAGGGAAACCTGGCCGTCAATTACAACCGGGTGAAAGACTATGTCGGTCAGATCGATGTCTACGACGACAACTGGGACCTGGTCGACCGGATCGACTACGACTACAAGGATAAAACCATTGCCGGTTTCCCGAACGTTCTCGGCAACGTGGCCGTGCAGTTCGAGCGCGATGACCTCCAGACATCGTTGCGCTTGCAGTATATCGGCAAACAGTTCGTGGAGTTGATGAATGTCGACTCGCTGGCGATTGACCCACATGTGATCGCATCCTGGTCGACCTCTCTTCGCATGCGTAATTTTATGGGATTCGGTGATTTCACGATCAAGGTGAGCATCGAAAACCTGTTTGACGATGTCTATGAGACTTCCGGCTACGGCTGGAGCTACGCAATGGGGAATCCCCAGAATCCAACTTACGTGCACGAAGCGGAGTATTACCCTGCCGCCGAGCGCTGGTTCTGGGGCCAGATCAAATGGGAGTTGTTCTGA
- a CDS encoding sodium:solute symporter family protein, producing the protein MRFADYSLIVIYLVLLLALGLSRRLRRQSSAGDLIVGGRMLTLPAFVASLVSTWYGGILGVGEYSYQYGLSNWFVFGVPYYLAAFLFAVFLARKARRSELLTIPERLAQTYDSRTALVGSVVVYLMTVPAAYILMLGVLCQYLFGWPMWAGILAGTLFSVVYVFSGGFRSVVRTDLFQFALMFIGFIILLLVLVVSYGGYGFIHSHVPEAILTWHGGNSPWYIAVWYVIALATLIEPAFYQRCYAAKTERVAKVGIFISIACWAVFDFLTTSCGIYARALLPDLADPVASYPALAMKVLPTGLLGLFALALLATVMSTVDSYSFLAATTFSNDIMPRLKKDAGLQVIRWTRIGLFFSTALAVVLALFFRSVVDIWHLFGSIGTPALLVPLFFAFVGKRRLPARVAMWSIFLSGGISLIWYLSQYRASGDYWLGLQPIFPGLLLSLILYFVFAKRADV; encoded by the coding sequence ATGCGTTTTGCCGATTACAGCCTGATTGTAATCTACCTGGTTCTTCTGCTGGCGCTGGGGCTTAGTCGCCGCCTGCGCCGGCAGAGCAGCGCCGGAGACTTGATTGTGGGGGGCAGGATGCTAACCCTGCCCGCCTTCGTCGCTTCGCTGGTGTCGACCTGGTACGGCGGCATTTTAGGCGTCGGTGAATACTCCTATCAATACGGCCTTTCCAACTGGTTCGTTTTCGGAGTTCCTTATTACCTGGCAGCTTTTCTGTTCGCAGTTTTCTTGGCTCGCAAGGCGCGCCGCTCGGAACTGTTGACCATTCCGGAACGACTCGCGCAGACCTATGACTCGCGCACCGCTCTCGTCGGTTCGGTGGTGGTCTATCTGATGACCGTACCGGCGGCGTATATTCTGATGCTTGGCGTGTTGTGCCAATACCTGTTCGGCTGGCCGATGTGGGCCGGCATTCTGGCCGGGACGCTGTTCTCGGTGGTCTACGTTTTCAGCGGCGGTTTTCGTTCGGTCGTACGCACCGACCTGTTTCAGTTCGCTCTGATGTTTATCGGTTTCATTATTCTGCTGCTCGTGCTGGTTGTTAGCTACGGCGGGTATGGATTCATCCACAGCCATGTGCCCGAGGCTATACTGACCTGGCACGGCGGCAATTCTCCCTGGTATATTGCCGTCTGGTATGTGATCGCCCTGGCGACGCTGATCGAGCCGGCTTTTTATCAACGCTGTTACGCCGCAAAAACCGAACGAGTGGCGAAAGTCGGGATTTTCATTTCCATCGCCTGCTGGGCCGTGTTCGATTTTCTTACCACCTCATGCGGCATATACGCTCGTGCTCTTCTGCCCGATTTGGCCGATCCGGTGGCGTCTTATCCGGCGCTGGCGATGAAAGTCCTCCCTACCGGTCTGCTCGGCCTGTTTGCCCTGGCGCTGTTGGCGACGGTTATGTCCACGGTCGATTCGTATTCATTCCTGGCAGCGACCACGTTCAGCAACGACATCATGCCGCGTTTGAAAAAAGACGCCGGTTTGCAAGTGATCCGCTGGACCCGGATCGGATTGTTTTTTTCCACCGCCTTAGCGGTGGTGCTGGCGCTGTTTTTTAGATCGGTGGTTGATATCTGGCATCTGTTCGGGTCGATCGGTACCCCGGCGCTGCTGGTCCCGCTGTTTTTTGCCTTCGTGGGAAAACGACGCCTTCCGGCGCGAGTGGCGATGTGGTCTATTTTTCTTTCGGGGGGGATATCGCTGATTTGGTACCTGTCACAATACCGTGCGAGCGGCGACTACTGGCTCGGCCTGCAACCTATTTTCCCCGGATTGCTGCTGTCGCTGATCTTGTATTTCGTGTTTGCGAAACGAGCGGATGTTTGA
- a CDS encoding DUF58 domain-containing protein, protein MAQDYRKYLDPETVSKLKGMEMKARMVVEGFIAGMHKSPYHGFSVEFAEHRQYMPGDNIRDIDWKVYAKSDRYYIKQYEEETNLKGYLLLDCSRSMAYQSGAPTTKLDYAGLLCGALSYLMLRQRDAVGLVTFDEKIRRYIPPRSKSGHLHVLLNEIAEQKPSEETDISVALHEMADRIKRRGLVVILSDLLDEAEKIISGLKHFRYNHHEVIVFHILDPRERDFSFPREAIFNDMETGEEMTTLPYQIKKHFRGAVEGFANEIASACRQSNIDYHPIDTSMPFDKALYAFLSKRERLY, encoded by the coding sequence ATGGCGCAGGATTATCGAAAATATCTGGATCCGGAAACGGTCTCCAAGCTCAAGGGTATGGAGATGAAGGCCCGCATGGTGGTCGAGGGATTTATCGCCGGCATGCACAAGTCTCCCTATCATGGTTTCTCGGTCGAGTTCGCCGAGCATCGCCAATATATGCCGGGGGACAATATCCGGGATATCGACTGGAAAGTATACGCCAAATCCGACCGGTATTATATCAAGCAGTACGAGGAGGAGACCAACCTCAAGGGGTACCTTCTGCTCGACTGCTCCCGCTCCATGGCCTACCAATCCGGCGCGCCGACCACCAAGCTCGACTATGCCGGGCTGCTCTGCGGGGCGCTGTCGTATCTGATGTTGCGCCAGCGGGATGCCGTTGGCTTGGTGACGTTCGATGAGAAAATCCGCCGCTATATTCCGCCGCGCTCCAAGTCGGGGCATCTGCATGTCCTGCTTAACGAAATCGCCGAACAGAAGCCTTCCGAAGAAACCGACATCTCAGTTGCCCTGCACGAAATGGCCGACCGAATCAAACGTCGCGGTCTGGTGGTGATTCTATCCGACCTGCTCGATGAGGCGGAGAAAATAATCTCCGGGCTCAAGCACTTCCGCTACAACCACCACGAGGTGATCGTTTTTCATATTCTCGATCCCCGCGAGCGGGATTTTTCTTTCCCGCGCGAAGCGATTTTCAATGATATGGAGACCGGCGAAGAGATGACCACGCTGCCGTACCAGATCAAGAAGCATTTCCGGGGCGCTGTGGAAGGGTTCGCCAACGAGATCGCCTCGGCCTGCCGCCAGTCGAATATCGACTACCACCCGATCGACACCTCGATGCCTTTCGACAAGGCGCTTTACGCCTTCCTGTCCAAGCGGGAGAGGCTGTACTAA